AGCGGATCCACGAGCACGGGGTCGAGGCGCAGCGCGTCGCCGTCGGGCTGCTCGTCGTTGGCGAGCACCGGGATGTCCACGGCGTCGCCCACGCGCACGGCGACGCGGTCGTCGGTCGCGACGGGCGGCTGGCGGACGGCCGGCTCGGGCACCTCGATCACGGTGATCACGCCGGTCGCCTCGGCCACGCCGTTGCTCACGCGGTACGCGACGTCCACGGGTCCGTCGAGCGGCCGCGTCAGGCTGATCCGCACGAGCCGCTGCCCGACGACCTCCGCGCGCACGCCCACGGCGTCGTCGGGCGATGTCGCGTCGGTGATCACGAGCACGCCGCCCGCGGGGTCGAAGTCGGCCTGGAGCACGTCCACGTCCTGCGCCTGGAGCGCGCGCACGAACACGGTGTGCGGCACGGTCACGGGCCGTCCGTCGGACTCGACGGCCCCGCGCACCTCGACGCGCACGACGCCCGTGGCCGTGGTCCGCCCGTCGGTCACCGTGTACTCGAGCAGGTGCGTGCCGGCCTGGCCGCCCTGCAGGCGGAAGGTGCCGGCCTCGAGGTCGGGCGTGATCTGCACGCCGGCCCGCGCGGGGACGGCCGCCAGCCGGATCGCGCCGCTCCCGCCGCGCGCGTGCGTCAGCGGCTCCACCGTGATCTCGCGCCCGAGCGACGCCTGCACGACGAAGCCCTCGGCCACGAGCGGCACGTCCCCTTCGCGGCGCACGGTGACGACCAGCTCCCCGGATCCCTCCTCGCGCCCGTCGGACACCTGCAGCGCGACCGTGCGCGTGTCGCCGCCGGCCCCCGCGTCCGTGTAGACGACGCGCCCCTCGGGCTTCCAGCTGACGGCGTCGGGCGCGGCGACGCTCGCGCGCGTGAGGTACACGGGATCCCCGTCGGGGTCGTACCACCCGCCCAGCACGTCGGTCTGCAGCCGGTCGCCCTCGGCCACGGATCCGGTCGCCGGCCGCACCTGCACGGGCGGCGCGTTCTCGTCGGGCGCGCGCACGGCGACCCGCACGTCCGCCGTCGCCGTGCCTCCGCGCCCGTCGCTCACGACGTACGAGAACCGCACCGTGCCGGACGCGCGCGCGGCGAGCGCGAGCTGGAGGCCCTGGCCGTCGTCCACGACGTCGACCGCGCCGACCTCGGCGTCCACGGGTGTGACGGAGTCGATCACGAGCACGTCGCCGTTCGGGTCGTGGTCGTTGAGCAGCACGGGCAGCGCGGTGGTGCGGCCGGGCCGCGCCCCGAGGTCGTCGTCGACCGCGACGGGCGGCTGCTGCACGCGGTCGGTCTCGGGCGGGGTGTCCGCGGTGTTCTGCTCGACGACGGTGTCGGAGCGGTCGCGGTCGATGAGGTCCGACCAGTTGTCGATGCGGCCCGCGTCGCGCTGCACGGCCCAGGCGGTGCCGCCGCGCGTGTCGTTGAGCACGACGCGCGCGCCGTCGACGACGAAGCGCAGGGACGCCTGCTGCGGCATGGATCCGAGGTCGCCGGTCGCGCCCGCCGCCGTGCGCCGCGCGTCCTGGTCGACCTCGCCCGCACCCGGGAGCACGGCGGGGGCCAGGCACCGCTGCCAGCCGGATCCGTCGGTCCAGCCCGCGTACTCGCAGCCGGCCACGCGGACGGGGCGCGCGGGCTCGCCGCGCGCGTCGCCGGAGACGACGACCGGCTCGCCGCCCGCGACGGGCACGTCGACGAGTCCGCCCGAGTGCGCGACGAGCACGCCGCTCCCGTCCGAGGAGGCGCGCTGGAGGGCGACGCGCGCGTCCGCGGCCACGGATCCGGCGAGGTCGACCGTGCGCCCGTCGACGAGGAGGGCGCGCGCGTCGGCGTCGTAGAGCGCCCAGTGGTCGCCGACGGAGGCGAGCGCGAGCCGCTGCCCGGCGGGTCGGCCGGAATCCCCCGCCTGGACGGTCTCGCCCGCGAGCGCGGCCGCGGGGTCGGCGAGGGCGTCGGCCGCCTCGTCCACGGGCGCGCCGACGGGCCCGACGTCCACGGTCTCGCTCACCGTGTCCTCGGTGGCGGCCTGGATACGCGACAGCGCGCCCGTCGCGGCCGAGTACACGAGGAGCGTCCCGTCGTCGCCCATCGACGCGACGGCGTCGGTCCCGAGGAGGAGCGCGGGCGCGCTCGCGGCGTCGAACGCGGAGAGGCCCGCCACCGGCACGAGCCACAGCTGGCCGGTCGCCGGCACGAGGATCGCGGCGCGGGATCCCGCGAGCATGACCTCGGCGCCCGCGGGCAGCGGCGCCGTGTCGACCACCGCGCTCGTCGCGTCGTCGACCACGTCGAGGCGCGAACTGCCGCGGTCGGCGAGCAGCACGGTGGATCCGGCCTGCAGCACGTCGATGTCCTCGCTGCGGGAGTCGACGACGCTGTCGAGCTCGAGCACGGACGTGTTGGCGCGGCCGATGGCCTGCTGCGCCGAGTTGACGACCCACACGGATCCGTCGTCGAGGTCGACCCGCTGCGCCTGGTAGCCGTCCGACACGAGCGCGAAGCCCGTGAGGAGGGCGAGCACGACGGCCCCGCCGGTGACGGTCGTCGCGGCCTGGCGGTGGCGGCGGATCCACTCGCGGATCATCGCGGCAGCTCCGCGCACTTCTCGGTCGACGCGTCCCCGGCGACGCCGTCGCGCGTGACGGTGACGCGGATGCAGGCGCGCTCGCCCGCGGCGCCGCCCGCCCCGCCGGCGCCGGCCGTCACGCGGAAGGTCGTGTCGCGCTGCGTGCTCGGCAGGCCGCCGTCGCGGACCACCTGGTAGGCGTCGTCGGCGCCGAGACCGGGGTCGCTCCAGGAGAACAGCACGCCGTCGGCCGCCGCGGACGCCCGGATCTCGTCCACCACCGGGATGTCGCGCGCCGCGGTGCCGGTGCCCGACCCGCCGAGCAGCATGCCGACGATCACGCTCGCGACGACCGCGCCGGCCGCCGCCGCCGCGATCGCGACGCGGTGCCTGCCGAGGAACGCGCGCCGGCCGGCGGCCGCGGGCCGCACGGGGGCGGACAGGCCGACGGGCCCGGATCCCGACCGGCCGAGGGAGGTGGACGCGGATCCCGCGCGCACCGGGTCGGAGGCGGTCGCCGGGACGCCGGGACGAGCAGCCCCGGCCCCGGCCGTCGCGCGCGCGGACGCGGGTGCCGCCTTCCGCCTCGCCCGCCGGACGCCGCCCGCGCCGCCCGACCCGGTCGTCCCCGGATCCACCTGCACGATGCCGCGCACGCGCGTCGGGTCGTCGTCCTCGTCGACGCCGGCCGCCACGGCCGACGCCCACTCCTCGCTCGCGACCTCGAGCGGCGTCTGCGCGAGCCGCAGCTCCGCCTCCACCGCCTGCAGCTCGCGGACGAACGCGAGCGCCGACTCCGGCCGCGCCGACGGCTGCCGGGACATCGCGCGGCGCAGCACCAGCTCGAGCCGCTCGGGCACGTCGTCGCGCCCGGTCGGCAGGGGCCTGGCCCTCTGGATCCTCGCGACGAGGTCGGCGGGCGCGTTCTGCCCGCCCGGCACCTCGAACGGGCTGCGGCCAGCGAGTACACGGTCGCCGCGAGCGACCACACCTCGCTCCGCACGGTGCCGGGGCTCTCGTCGGCGAGCACCTCGGGCGCCGACCACGGGATCGAGAGGCCCACCGCGTCGGTCGCGGCCGCGTCCTCGAGCGTCGAGGCGATGCCGAAGTCGCTGAGCACGGGATGCCCGAACGCGGTCGTGAGGATGTTCGCCGGCTTGATGTCACGGTGCAGCACGCCCGCGCGGTGGGCGGTCTCCACGGCGCTCGCGATGCGGATCCCCACGCGCAGCACCTCCGCGACGCCCAGCGGCTCGCGCCGGTACCGGTCGCTGAGGCTCGACGAGCACAGCTCCATCACGAGGTACGGGCGGCCGTCGGCGGCGACGGATGCCTGGTGCACGGTGAGCACG
This window of the Clavibacter sepedonicus genome carries:
- a CDS encoding serine/threonine-protein kinase translates to MVARGDRVLAGRSPFEVPGGQNAPADLVARIQRARPLPTGRDDVPERLELVLRRAMSRQPSARPESALAFVRELQAVEAELRLAQTPLEVASEEWASAVAAGVDEDDDPTRVRGIVQVDPGTTGSGGAGGVRRARRKAAPASARATAGAGAARPGVPATASDPVRAGSASTSLGRSGSGPVGLSAPVRPAAAGRRAFLGRHRVAIAAAAAGAVVASVIVGMLLGGSGTGTAARDIPVVDEIRASAAADGVLFSWSDPGLGADDAYQVVRDGGLPSTQRDTTFRVTAGAGGAGGAAGERACIRVTVTRDGVAGDASTEKCAELPR